A portion of the Bombina bombina isolate aBomBom1 chromosome 11, aBomBom1.pri, whole genome shotgun sequence genome contains these proteins:
- the LOC128641672 gene encoding dual specificity tyrosine-phosphorylation-regulated kinase 2-like — protein sequence MVGQCNSVEQPESVTFTVTGNTTNSFDEDTACIRFPFFSCRFLRRSKPSTQNRPNVFRRLWKRFRQTVSCIGNVDIANSVIEDTDQQELENGALTNGTENVNDHNYGLESKQHQEESTCNAGPSTSSLERHSSSLERHPLTPGQAIACYKDMLTSFEHLEIFNYTEIFFVGQNADKHQHKFNDPDNRGFDDKRGFYLHIPNDHIAYRYEFLTAIGRGGFGQVAKVYDHKLQQHVALKMVRNNETACHLGAREIQILEVLRKQDEDNKMNVIHILDHFTFRNHVCMTFELLYMSLQDQIDKTEQGFSLPLVCDFTYSTLNCLNGLHKSKIMHCDLKPENIILKQPSRSEINVIDFGFSRYDGEDVEPWIQTLYYRAPEVILGADCGMAMDMWSLGCTMAELFTGVPLFYSEDEYDQLACIIELLGMPPQRLMDSSKRVNHFFNKKGYPKYCNITCSQDGSVKLSGSYSFPGKFRGPPGSREWGVALNGCDDPLFLKFLKGCLEWDPNLRMTPEQALRHPWLLNQLPGFYDVISIPAYIFDEEELSEPTSCKSCSLRSVLFDVSEELSVDNIYDVCYVPSSTSCTESSEGCYIPSTASSKSEAEITMPTRCKSCPF from the coding sequence ATGGTTGGTCAATGTAATAGTGTTGAGCAACCTGAGTCTGTCACATTTACTGTGACTGGAAATACAACCAACAGTTTTGATGAGGATACGGCATGCATACGCTTTCcattcttcagctgccgcttctTGAGAAGATCAAAGCCTTCAACACAAAACAGACCCAATGTTTTTAGGAGACTTTGGAAGAGATTTAGACAGACAGTTTCTTGCATAGGAAACGTTGATATTGCAAACAGTGTGATTGAAGACACTGATCAACAGGAACTTGAAAATGGAGCACTAACAAATGGCACAGAAAATGTCAACGATCATAACTATGGCCTTGAGAGTAAACAACACCAAGAAGAGTCAACCTGTAATGCAGGTCCTTCAACTTCAAGCTTAGAAAGGCACTCATCAAGCTTAGAAAGGCACCCATTAACACCTGGACAAGCAATAGCATGCTACAAGGATATGCTAACCTCTTTTGAACATCTGGAAATTTTTAATTACACTGAAATCTTTTTTGTGGGTCAAAATGCAGATAAACATCAACATAAATTTAATGACCCAGATAACAGAGGTTTTGATGATAAAAGAGGGTTTTACCTGCACATACCTAATGACCACATTGCATACAGATATGAATTTCTAACAGCCATTGGGAGAGGAGGATTTGGTCAAGTTGCCAAGGTCTATGATCATAAGCTACAGCAACACGTGGCATTAAAAATGGTTAGAAATAATGAAACAGCTTGTCATCTAGGTGCCCGTGAAATCCAAATTTTGGAAGTTCTCAGGAAACAAGACGAGGATAATAAAATGAATGTGATACATATTCTGGATCACTTTACTTTTCGAAATCATGTCTGCATGACATTTGAGCTATTATACATGAGCCTTCAAGATCAGATAGATAAAACAGAACAAGGTTTCAGCTTACCTTTAGTGTGTGATTTCACTTATTCCACTTTGAACTGCTTGAATGGTTTGCACAAAAGTAAAATCATGCATTGTGACCTAAAACCAGAAAATATTATATTGAAACAACCTTCCAGAAGtgaaattaatgtaattgattttggTTTCAGCCGGTATGATGGTGAGGATGTTGAGCCTTGGATTCAGACACTCTACTACCGAGCACCAGAAGTAATTCTCGGTGCTGATTGTGGAATGGCAATGGATATGTGGAGCCTCGGATGCACTATGGCAGAGCTATTTACTGGTGTGCCACTCTTTTATAGTGAAGATGAGTATGATCAGTTGGCATGTATAATAGAGTTATTGGGGATGCCACCTCAGCGGCTGATGGATTCATCAAAAAGAGTTAACCATTTTTTCAATAAGAAAGGTTACCCTAAATATTGTAATATTACATGCTCACAAGACGGCTCTGTAAAACTCAGTGGTAGTTATTCTTTCCCAGGCAAATTCAGAGGTCCACCGGGAAGTAGAGAATGGGGAGTTGCACTGAATGGCTGTGATGATCCACtgtttttgaaatttttgaaaggATGTTTGGAATGGGACCCTAATTTACGAATGACACCAGAGCAGGCTTTAAGGCATccttggcttctaaatcaactgccAGGATTTTATGATGTCATCTCCATTCCAGCTTACATATTTGATGAAGAGGAGCTCAGTGAACCAACAAGCTGCAAATCATGCTCCTTGCGATCAGTCTTGTTTGATGTTTCAGAAGAGCTCAGTGTAGACAACATCTATGACGTATGCTATGTGCCATCTTCTACATCCTGCACAGAGAGCTCTGAAGGGTGCTATATACCATCTACAGCGTCCAGCAAGTCCGAGGCAGAGATCACTATGCCAACAAGGTGCAAGTCATGTCCTTTCTGA